In Pseudomonas hamedanensis, a single window of DNA contains:
- the secA gene encoding preprotein translocase subunit SecA: MFAPLLKKLFGSKNEREVKRMLKTVQLVNAFEEQMVALSDDQLRAKTAEFKARIAKGETLDKLLPEAFAVAREAGKRVMGMRHFDVQLVGGMTLHEGKIAEMRTGEGKTLVATLAVYLNALSGKGVHVVTVNDYLARRDANWMRPLYEFLGLTVGVVTPFQPPEEKRAAYAADITYGTNNEFGFDYLRDNMAFSMDEKFQRELNFAVIDEVDSILIDEARTPLIISGQAEDSSKLYMEINKLIPQLELHVEEVEGEVTKAGHYTVDEKTRQVELNEAGHQFIEDMLTRVGLLAEGESLYSAHNLGLLTHVYAGLRAHKLFNRNIEYIVQDGQVVLVDEHTGRTMPGRRLSEGLHQAIEAKEGLNIQAESQTLASTTFQNYFRLYTKLSGMTGTADTEAFEFHQIYGLEVMVIPPNKPLARKDYNDLVFLTAEEKYAAIVADIKESMAAGRPVLVGTATIETSEHMSALLVKEGIEHKVLNAKFHEKEAEIIAQAGRPGALTIATNMAGRGTDILLGGNWEVEVASLENPTPEQIAQIKADWQKRHQQVLEAGGLQVIASERHESRRIDNQLRGRAGRQGDAGSSRFYLSLEDSLMRIFASDRVKNFMKALGMQPGEAIEHRMVTNAIEKAQRKVEGRNFDIRKQLLEFDDVNNEQRKVIYHMRNTLLAADNIGETIADFRQDVLNATVSAHIPPQSLPEQWDVAGLEASIESDFGVKLPIQQWLDEDDHLYEETLREKLMTELMAAYNEKEDQAGAEALRSFEKQIVLRVLDDLWKDHLSTMDHLRHGIHLRGYAQKNPKQEYKRESFTLFSELLDSIKRDSIRVLSHVQVRREDPEAEEQRLRQEAEALAARMQFEHAEAPGLDQPEALGEEVDVALAAAAAPVRNEQKLGRNELCFCGSGKKYKHCHGQIQ; the protein is encoded by the coding sequence ATGTTTGCGCCTTTGTTAAAGAAACTTTTTGGAAGCAAGAACGAGCGTGAAGTCAAACGCATGCTCAAGACGGTGCAGCTCGTCAATGCCTTCGAAGAGCAAATGGTGGCCCTTTCGGACGATCAATTGCGCGCCAAGACCGCAGAGTTCAAGGCCCGTATCGCCAAAGGGGAAACCCTCGACAAGCTCTTGCCGGAAGCCTTCGCCGTCGCCCGCGAGGCCGGCAAGCGCGTCATGGGCATGCGCCACTTCGACGTGCAACTCGTCGGCGGCATGACCCTGCACGAAGGCAAGATTGCCGAAATGCGCACCGGTGAGGGCAAGACCCTCGTGGCTACCCTGGCTGTTTACCTCAATGCACTGTCCGGCAAGGGCGTGCACGTTGTGACCGTGAACGACTACCTGGCCCGCCGTGACGCCAACTGGATGCGCCCGCTGTATGAGTTCCTCGGCCTGACCGTCGGCGTCGTGACGCCGTTCCAGCCGCCGGAAGAGAAACGCGCCGCCTACGCCGCCGACATCACCTACGGCACCAACAACGAATTCGGTTTCGACTACCTGCGCGACAACATGGCGTTCAGCATGGATGAAAAATTCCAGCGTGAACTCAATTTTGCCGTGATCGACGAAGTCGACTCCATCCTCATCGACGAAGCGCGTACCCCGCTGATCATCTCCGGTCAGGCCGAGGACAGTTCCAAGCTGTACATGGAGATCAACAAACTGATCCCGCAGCTGGAACTGCACGTCGAAGAAGTCGAAGGCGAAGTCACCAAGGCCGGTCATTACACCGTTGATGAAAAGACCCGTCAGGTCGAACTCAACGAAGCCGGTCACCAGTTCATCGAAGACATGCTCACCCGCGTCGGCCTGCTGGCCGAAGGCGAGAGCCTGTACTCGGCACACAACCTGGGCCTGTTGACCCACGTCTATGCCGGTCTGCGTGCGCACAAACTGTTCAACCGCAACATCGAATACATCGTGCAGGACGGTCAGGTCGTACTGGTCGACGAACACACCGGTCGTACCATGCCGGGCCGTCGTCTCTCCGAAGGCCTTCATCAGGCCATCGAAGCCAAGGAAGGCCTGAACATCCAGGCCGAGAGCCAGACCCTGGCCTCGACCACCTTCCAGAACTACTTCCGTCTGTACACCAAGCTGTCCGGCATGACCGGTACCGCCGACACCGAAGCGTTCGAATTCCACCAGATCTACGGTCTGGAAGTCATGGTCATCCCGCCGAACAAACCGTTGGCGCGCAAAGACTACAACGACCTGGTGTTCCTCACCGCCGAAGAGAAATACGCGGCGATCGTGGCCGACATCAAGGAAAGCATGGCGGCCGGGCGCCCGGTGCTGGTCGGTACAGCGACCATCGAGACGTCCGAGCACATGTCGGCACTGCTTGTGAAAGAAGGCATCGAACACAAGGTTCTGAACGCCAAGTTTCACGAAAAGGAAGCCGAGATCATCGCCCAGGCCGGTCGTCCGGGCGCGCTGACCATCGCCACCAACATGGCCGGTCGTGGTACCGACATCCTGTTGGGCGGCAACTGGGAAGTGGAAGTCGCTTCGCTGGAAAACCCGACGCCTGAGCAGATCGCCCAGATCAAGGCCGACTGGCAGAAGCGTCACCAGCAAGTGCTGGAAGCCGGTGGCTTGCAGGTGATCGCTTCCGAGCGTCACGAATCGCGCCGTATCGACAACCAGCTGCGTGGCCGTGCCGGCCGTCAGGGTGACGCCGGTTCGAGCCGCTTCTACCTGTCGCTGGAAGACAGCCTGATGCGCATCTTCGCCTCCGACCGGGTGAAGAACTTCATGAAAGCCCTGGGCATGCAGCCGGGCGAAGCGATCGAACACCGCATGGTGACCAACGCGATCGAGAAGGCGCAGCGCAAGGTGGAAGGCCGCAACTTCGACATTCGCAAGCAACTGCTCGAGTTCGACGACGTCAACAACGAACAGCGTAAAGTGATCTATCACATGCGTAACACGTTGCTGGCCGCCGACAACATCGGTGAAACCATCGCCGATTTCCGTCAGGACGTGCTCAACGCCACCGTCAGCGCGCACATTCCGCCGCAATCGCTGCCAGAGCAGTGGGACGTGGCCGGTCTGGAAGCGTCGATCGAAAGCGATTTCGGCGTGAAACTGCCGATCCAGCAATGGCTTGACGAAGACGATCACCTGTACGAAGAAACCCTGCGCGAGAAGCTCATGACCGAGCTGATGGCGGCGTACAACGAGAAAGAAGATCAGGCCGGTGCCGAGGCGCTGCGCTCGTTCGAGAAGCAGATCGTCCTGCGCGTGCTGGACGACCTGTGGAAAGACCACCTGTCGACCATGGACCACCTGCGTCACGGCATCCACCTGCGTGGCTACGCGCAGAAGAACCCGAAGCAGGAATACAAGCGCGAGTCGTTCACGCTGTTCTCCGAGCTGCTGGATTCGATCAAGCGCGACTCGATCCGTGTGCTGTCGCACGTTCAGGTGCGCCGTGAAGATCCGGAAGCCGAAGAGCAACGCCTGCGTCAGGAAGCCGAAGCACTGGCCGCGCGCATGCAGTTCGAACACGCCGAAGCGCCAGGGCTGGATCAGCCGGAAGCACTGGGTGAAGAGGTCGATGTGGCCCTCGCCGCCGCCGCTGCCCCGGTTCGCAACGAGCAGAAGCTGGGCCGCAACGAACTGTGCTTCTGCGGTTCGGGCAAGAAATACAAGCATTGCCACGGGCAGATTCAATAA